In the genome of Acidobacteriota bacterium, the window ACGGCGCTGTCGCTGCGGAAGGTGTTAGCGATAGCCAAACCGGCAGCGTCATCGCCCGATTTGTTGATGCGAAGACCTGACGAAAGACGCTGAAGCGTTTTATTCAGGTTGGTGTTGGTGGTCTGCAGGCGAAATTGTGAACCTGACGACGCGACGTTATTTACGAGTGAAAAATTACCCATTTTAGTTTTGTTCCTCCGTGAACATTGGCTGACCGCCGCATCCGTGCTTTGGCCATCTGTTTTTTAATTTAGACTAGGATTGAATCGCCATTTGCGATTCGCACATAGGCTTATCGGAAGAATTTTCTTTTACTTTAGGGCCTCCTCATAAAATTTTTATCTTTGTTGTTATTTGTTTAACGTCCAATTATCACGACGTCGACCCGTCGATTCTGCGCTCTGCCTTCAGGCGTCGCATTATCTGCCACCGGCTGAAAGCCGCCATATCCGGCGGCCGAGAGCCTTTCGGGCTCGATACCCTTTTCGGTCAGACGCATCAGGACGGACGCGGCTCTCGCTGTCGAAAGTTCCCAGTTGGATGGATAGCGGGCGTTTGAGATCGGTGTCGAATCGGTATGGCCCTCGATACGGATTTTTGCCGGTGCTCCCTTCACTGATTCTGCAATGGTCGCGATGACGCTGTCAGCCTGCGTGTCGATCACAGCTTCGCCCGGAGCGAAAAATCCGGCTTCGGAGAGCGAAATAACGAGTCCGTCCTTGGTCTGCCGCATTTTTGCCTTTTGCAGAAGCACGGGATTTGCCATCAAGGCTTCCTCAAACTTCTCACGGTCCGTTTTCTCGGTCGCATTGCCCGGCAGGATGCCATTGCCGCCTGTGCTCATCGTCGACATTCCCTCGACGATCTTGCTCGCACGCTCTTTATCACTCGCAGCGTACATAACGATAAATAGTGCCAGCAGAAGCGTCACGAGATCGGCGTAGGAAACCAGCCAGCGGTCGCGGTTCCGGTGATCCTGCTCGTCAAATGTTCTGGAAAATCGTCTTCTCATTTAGGCAGGTTGAACTGGTTCATGATCGCCTGCGGCGTTTCGTTCGAGACGAGCGAGAGGATGACGGACATCAGTTCCTCGCGGCGGGCCATACGCGATTCGTGGCGTTCGCGAAGCCTGGCAGCAAGCGGAAAGAAGATCAAGTTTGCGAGGCTGAGGCCGTATATCGTGGCAACGAACGCAGTGGCGATGCCGACGCCAAGCAGTTCAGGCTTATCCAGAACGCGCAGCACGCTGATCAGGCCGAGCACCGCACCGAGAATTCCGAACGTCGGAGCAAAGCCGCCGGCGGCATCCATCGTCGCCGAATCGTGGATGCCTTCGTCATATTCCAGAGCGAGGCGGCGTTTGAGCACTTCCTCGATCTGCTCGCGTTTTACGCGGTCCGCGACGAGGATCAAGCCCTGAGCGACGAGCACGTCACCGCTCGCTTCGGCGTAATCTTCGTAAGCTTTCACGCCGTTTTTATTTGCCGAACGCGAGAGCCAGGCAAGCTTGGCGATCTCGATATTGTGATTTTTGTCTTCCTCGTCCCGCAGGCGAAGGTGCCACACGGCCTTGACCGCACTGGTGATGCCGCGAACCCCGCGGCGAACGATCACCGCACCGAGAGTGCCGCCGCAAACGATAAGTGCCGCGGACGGATGCCACAGCACATCGATATTAAGGTTCTCGTTCCACGCACCGCCGATGATCGCCGCTGCTCCGACCGCGATGCCGAGCCAGATTGTCCAATCAAATCGCTTCATTGTCTTTATTTTTACGAACCAGCTCTGAGAGATTGCCGAGCGCAAGATTCTCAAGATCATCCGCCGCGACCTCGGCCGCTCGGTTCGCTTCCTGTATCTCTGCAAAAACTTCGTATCGGTGCACCGACGTCTCGCCCGGAGCCGATATGCCGAGCCGGACGCCGTCGCCGCTGATCCCGAGAACGTCAACGACGACCTCGTTTCCGATCACGATCTTTTGGCCGCTGCGGCGGGATAGGACGAGCATAAAAATTTAGTTCTGCACCAGAGACTCAGCAAACTGGTATTTGCTGTCGCTCAAAATTAGCTGAGCACCGATCTGAGTTTCCGTATTAATGACGAGCGGCGCACGCAGGTTAACCGTCGTTTTCTGCCAATCCGATGAGACCTTTACGATCGCGAACGTCTGAACGCTCGCATCCCCAACCTGCTCGGCCTGAAACGGCTCGTAACCCGCGAAAACCTCATGCGGATCGACGACGATGAATCTCGCCTTTTCGCTCTCGACCGACGCGAGCCAACAAAACGGCTTGAATTCATCGATCGGCACGAGCACGGCACGCCGCATCTCAGGCATTCCGATCAACCCTTCGGCAAAGGTTATGACCTCATTCTCGTCGTAGGGAACTTCTTTTCCCTTGATCGTGATAACGGACATATTTTTTTTTCTAGATGCCTGAGCTGGCACAGCTAACCCAAATAATCAAAAAGCGAACGCCGTCCGCGTGCCGCGAGCTGCAGCGTTGCCTCAAGCGAACGCTCGGCATCAGCCACGCCGAGCGCAGCCTCGGCAAAATCAACGGACTCAATATCCGACGCTCTGCCGTCCAATGAAAGGAAGTTGCTTGCCAGTGAATCAGCCGCGATATCGGTCGCGTTCATATTCGCCCCGATGATCGAACGGGCGTTGTTGACCTGATCGGTATAGATCACAAGCCGCGAGCTCGTAGCCTCGAGGGTTGCCCGATCTGCCACCGCATCCCCCGTGCCGCGAAGAGCGGCGACAGCATTCGTCAGATCGGTAAAGATGGTCGATGTAGCGTCGCTAAATATCGTGTCAGCGGTTACGCCCACGGCTATGGCTTTCGAACCCGGCTCTACCTGAATGTACTGGGCGGATGTCGGCGTTGCTGATGGAACGGCGGTCGTCGCGTCAAACGGAGCTTCATTCTGGCGGACGCCACCGAAGAGGTATTCGCCGTTGTTCGCGGTATTGGCTGTTGTCAGGATCCGTGAGCGTAAAGCCTCGATCTCGGTCGCGAGTGCATTCTTCGCCGCCTGTGTCGAGGTATCGCTGAGGCCCTGGGTCACGAGCACACGGACGCGTTCGAGGACGTTTTCGTAGGTATTGAGCGCGTCATCTGCAGCGACTAGTTTTTGATTCGCCGCTTGATTGTTCCGCTGAAACTGCTTGATCTCGGTCTGCGAGGTGCGAAGATTGAGGACTATCTCCATTCCAGACGGATCATCCGAAGCGCGATTGATACGCTTTCCGGTCGTAAGCTGTTCCTGGAGAGTGCTGAGACGGCTCCGCTGAGAATTAATGCGGCTGGTCGTGTTCGCCGTTGATCTGCTGTCCGAAACTCTAAAATTCATTTTAGTACACCATTAACCCTCATTGAGCGAGCGAAAGTATCATCTGCGTCATTTCGTCCGCTATCTTGATAAAACGAGAGGCGGCTTCGAACGCCTTCTGATATTGCAAAAGGTTGATCGCCTCCTCATCGAGTGAAACGCCCGAAACCGCATCTCGCTGAGCGGTTGCCTGGGAAAGGATCGCCGCCTGGGTTTGGAGATTGTTGTCGGCCGTAGCCACGCGCTCACCTGCGTCTGAGATCATCGAACCAAAGATCGAGCTGATGGAACCGGTCCGAGTACCCGCGGTCGTGTTCTGATCCGTAAGCAGGTTTGCGATCTGGCCGGCGATCGTTCCCGTCTGGCCCGGTTGGGTCACCGGCGAAGCGACGATCAGCCGTGGATTTCCCGTGATGGCCGCGTTAATTGAAATATTTGCAGCCGTTACCGCCGGTGTGTCGTTAAAGAAATTGACGCCGGGATTTCCGTCGAGATCGGTTCCCGAGGTGTGAAGCGTGTTCACACGTGAGACGACCGCGGCGGCGAGGCTGTCAAGATCGTCGAGCTGCTTGGTCACCTCGGTGATCGCATTCTGGAGACCCGCGATCGCACCGTCGTTAAAGACAGCAGGCTCGCCATCGAGCGTTATATCAGCTAAACCGTTCGGCGGCGTGTCATTTACTTCGAGTTTGCTGGCGGTTCCCGAGAGAACAAGCGGACGGCCATCAGAAAGCGTTAACGTCAGTGTGCCGTCATTATTGGTCGTGCTGCGCGCTCCGGTAAGCTCGGCGAGCTGATTAACGGCAACATCACGCTGATCGCGAAGGCTCGAAGCTTCGGCACCGGCCGCCTCAGCGGAACGGATGTTTTCATTAAGGCCCGCGATCCTCTCTGAAAGGCCATTTATTTCATCCACCGTGGCACGAAGCTGTGAGTCGGTCATCGAGCGAATATCATCCAGCCTCTGAGCGGTCGAATGAAAAGCATTTGCCAATGCCGCTCCACGTTGGCCAACGAGTGAGCGGAGCGGTACGGAATTTGGATTGGCTTCGAGATCGCGAAAAGCTCCGAAAAAGGCATTGATCGAGCTCTGCAGGCCGCCGCTTTCACTGCCCTGAAGAGCAGTTTCGACCGGGGCGAGGGCGTCACGTTCGGCTGTCAGGCGTCCGGCGATCCCGGTTTCGGTCTGAATTCTCGATTGAATAAAGATGTCTCGAAAGGAATGAACACCGGCGATAGAAACGCCGGTACCTAACGTAAATCCGTGAATACCCTGATACGCAGATTCGACGAGTTCAACGCGGCGGCGTGTGTAGCCCGGCGTGTTCACATTGGCGATATTCTGCCCGGTGACCTCGATGCCAAGCTGGTTGGCGTTGAGGGCACGTCGACCGATCTCGAACGCTGAAAAATTTATACTCATGCTGTTGCTCCCTTGCTGTACTTCAGGACAGGAGCCCGATAGGTTGACGGCGGAACGCCGCACATCTGGATCGACGCCGCGGCAAATGATGATCCACCGAGAGCGAGGCTGGCGGCTCGTCCGGCTATCTTCTCGTAGCTGCGGGCAGCCTCGAGCAGTTTGTTTGCCTGCGTCTCGAATGCTTCGCGGGCATTGGGGTCAAGGGGCTTCGGATCGGTTTGATCCGATCGGAACTTGCCGAATTCGGTGAGAGCAGATGTTATCTCGAGCAGCCTCGCCCGCATGCGAAACATTTCGGTTTCGCCGGAGCGTGAAAGCGACTCGATCGTCGTCGGTTCGCAGCGTGTCAGGGCCGCGATCAGATGTGAAGTTAACGATTGAAGGCTCGTGTAGGCGGCCGATTGCTCGGCCATAAGATCGGCTATCTTTCGTATTAGATCATCTTGCATGAGTTAATTACTCCAAGGACAAGAGACCTGTACGCCGACGCCGAAAGTAAGAGATGTTCTCCTTTTCTGTCGATGTTAGGATCTGTCGTCCTTTAAAATCGCGTCGGCGATGCTGTCGCCGGTCGGGCGGTAATTTCCCGCTGCGACCTGCTCCCTGAGAGCATCGATCCGTTCCTGCCGAGTATCCGGCATCGCTTTCAGCTGATCGACAAGTCGTCCAACCTCTGACGCCCGGCTGGAAATATCCAGTTTGTCCTCGCTGA includes:
- a CDS encoding OmpA family protein: MRRRFSRTFDEQDHRNRDRWLVSYADLVTLLLALFIVMYAASDKERASKIVEGMSTMSTGGNGILPGNATEKTDREKFEEALMANPVLLQKAKMRQTKDGLVISLSEAGFFAPGEAVIDTQADSVIATIAESVKGAPAKIRIEGHTDSTPISNARYPSNWELSTARAASVLMRLTEKGIEPERLSAAGYGGFQPVADNATPEGRAQNRRVDVVIIGR
- a CDS encoding MotA/TolQ/ExbB proton channel family protein, coding for MKRFDWTIWLGIAVGAAAIIGGAWNENLNIDVLWHPSAALIVCGGTLGAVIVRRGVRGITSAVKAVWHLRLRDEEDKNHNIEIAKLAWLSRSANKNGVKAYEDYAEASGDVLVAQGLILVADRVKREQIEEVLKRRLALEYDEGIHDSATMDAAGGFAPTFGILGAVLGLISVLRVLDKPELLGVGIATAFVATIYGLSLANLIFFPLAARLRERHESRMARREELMSVILSLVSNETPQAIMNQFNLPK
- the csrA gene encoding carbon storage regulator CsrA; this encodes MLVLSRRSGQKIVIGNEVVVDVLGISGDGVRLGISAPGETSVHRYEVFAEIQEANRAAEVAADDLENLALGNLSELVRKNKDNEAI
- the fliW gene encoding flagellar assembly protein FliW, encoding MSVITIKGKEVPYDENEVITFAEGLIGMPEMRRAVLVPIDEFKPFCWLASVESEKARFIVVDPHEVFAGYEPFQAEQVGDASVQTFAIVKVSSDWQKTTVNLRAPLVINTETQIGAQLILSDSKYQFAESLVQN
- the flgL gene encoding flagellar hook-associated protein FlgL, which gives rise to MNFRVSDSRSTANTTSRINSQRSRLSTLQEQLTTGKRINRASDDPSGMEIVLNLRTSQTEIKQFQRNNQAANQKLVAADDALNTYENVLERVRVLVTQGLSDTSTQAAKNALATEIEALRSRILTTANTANNGEYLFGGVRQNEAPFDATTAVPSATPTSAQYIQVEPGSKAIAVGVTADTIFSDATSTIFTDLTNAVAALRGTGDAVADRATLEATSSRLVIYTDQVNNARSIIGANMNATDIAADSLASNFLSLDGRASDIESVDFAEAALGVADAERSLEATLQLAARGRRSLFDYLG
- the flgK gene encoding flagellar hook-associated protein FlgK, giving the protein MSINFSAFEIGRRALNANQLGIEVTGQNIANVNTPGYTRRRVELVESAYQGIHGFTLGTGVSIAGVHSFRDIFIQSRIQTETGIAGRLTAERDALAPVETALQGSESGGLQSSINAFFGAFRDLEANPNSVPLRSLVGQRGAALANAFHSTAQRLDDIRSMTDSQLRATVDEINGLSERIAGLNENIRSAEAAGAEASSLRDQRDVAVNQLAELTGARSTTNNDGTLTLTLSDGRPLVLSGTASKLEVNDTPPNGLADITLDGEPAVFNDGAIAGLQNAITEVTKQLDDLDSLAAAVVSRVNTLHTSGTDLDGNPGVNFFNDTPAVTAANISINAAITGNPRLIVASPVTQPGQTGTIAGQIANLLTDQNTTAGTRTGSISSIFGSMISDAGERVATADNNLQTQAAILSQATAQRDAVSGVSLDEEAINLLQYQKAFEAASRFIKIADEMTQMILSLAQ
- the flgM gene encoding flagellar biosynthesis anti-sigma factor FlgM, whose amino-acid sequence is INIDRLSGPEPVRAELQRDVKGTGAEAGLHVEKRSPVSEDKLDISSRASEVGRLVDQLKAMPDTRQERIDALREQVAAGNYRPTGDSIADAILKDDRS